A region from the Janthinobacterium agaricidamnosum genome encodes:
- a CDS encoding PepSY-associated TM helix domain-containing protein: MDDHTFLIARRKSLYWRIHFWAALIASPFALVATLTGILYVFTPQIEARLYQHLDHVAPQASMLPLDAAVAAAERAAPHGWTVQHVVPPFQQDDAVQVAFAPPGGAPDEHAGHGGHAAPVKPKFGLPAQAVIVYVNPYDARVLGSLASSERFGNWAKKLHSRLLQNDGWRWMIELAASWLMVMLVTGVVLWWPRGAQSGLPKRGAQGRNGWRQWHAFLGVALGIVSVVILTTGLTWSQQAGGRIRTLRDVSGQAPPPVPRGLHSSEEGAPLDWQDAWQVARSHAPAIAVQLTAPVSQDDVWRATMADRSQPTLRFDLQFDAYSGKPLYYAGWDAQTAFGKATAIGIPFHRGEFGWWNQALLLLFGASVLFSLVSGWVMFFKRRLPGSLGLPKLLPGAWTSPSALAWLVAAGMCALMPLLLVSGGMLVLLELGLAKCGPRVGRMWLR; encoded by the coding sequence ATGGACGATCACACCTTTCTTATCGCACGGCGCAAAAGCCTGTACTGGCGCATCCACTTCTGGGCCGCGCTGATCGCCTCGCCGTTTGCGCTGGTGGCCACCCTGACGGGCATTTTGTATGTGTTCACGCCGCAGATCGAGGCGCGGCTGTACCAGCACCTCGACCATGTGGCGCCGCAAGCGTCCATGCTGCCGCTGGACGCCGCCGTGGCGGCCGCGGAACGGGCGGCCCCGCATGGCTGGACGGTGCAGCACGTGGTGCCGCCGTTTCAGCAGGACGACGCGGTGCAGGTGGCGTTCGCGCCGCCCGGCGGCGCGCCCGATGAACATGCGGGCCATGGAGGACATGCCGCACCGGTCAAGCCGAAGTTCGGCCTGCCCGCGCAAGCCGTGATCGTCTACGTGAATCCGTATGACGCGCGCGTGCTGGGCAGCCTGGCCAGCAGCGAACGTTTCGGCAACTGGGCGAAAAAGCTGCATTCGCGCCTGCTGCAAAACGATGGCTGGCGCTGGATGATCGAGCTGGCCGCCAGCTGGCTGATGGTGATGCTGGTGACGGGCGTGGTGCTGTGGTGGCCGCGCGGCGCGCAATCGGGCTTGCCGAAGCGGGGCGCGCAGGGCCGCAACGGCTGGCGCCAGTGGCATGCTTTTCTCGGCGTGGCGCTCGGCATCGTCAGCGTCGTGATCCTGACGACAGGATTGACGTGGAGCCAGCAGGCGGGCGGGCGCATCCGCACGCTGCGCGACGTCAGCGGCCAGGCGCCGCCGCCCGTGCCGCGCGGCCTGCACTCAAGCGAAGAGGGCGCTCCGCTCGACTGGCAGGATGCGTGGCAAGTGGCGCGCAGTCACGCGCCCGCCATCGCCGTGCAGCTGACGGCGCCGGTCAGTCAGGACGATGTGTGGCGCGCCACCATGGCCGACCGCAGCCAGCCCACCTTGCGCTTCGACCTGCAATTCGACGCCTACAGCGGCAAGCCTTTGTACTATGCGGGCTGGGACGCGCAGACGGCGTTCGGCAAGGCCACCGCCATCGGCATCCCGTTCCACCGCGGTGAATTCGGCTGGTGGAACCAGGCCTTGCTGCTGCTGTTCGGCGCCAGCGTGCTGTTTTCGCTGGTGTCGGGCTGGGTGATGTTCTTCAAGCGGCGCCTGCCAGGCTCGCTGGGCTTGCCCAAGCTGCTGCCGGGCGCCTGGACGTCGCCGTCCGCGCTGGCCTGGCTGGTGGCGGCCGGCATGTGCGCGCTGATGCCGCTGCTGCTCGTGTCGGGCGGCATGCTGGTGCTGCTGGAATTGGGGTTGGCAAAATGTGGGCCGCGTGTCGGCCGCATGTGGCTGCGCTAG